The Bradyrhizobium sp. WBAH42 genome includes a window with the following:
- a CDS encoding efflux RND transporter periplasmic adaptor subunit, translated as MFVRSVLSSYSKLLVGASLALMAVSLAGCNDTVAEKAEPPRPVLVATAHYDAETPERSFVGTIRPRIESDLGFRVAGKVAKRLVEVGQTVEVGQPLATLDEVDLKLQAEQAVAEQGAATGVLAQAAAAEQRAKDLKAKGWTTDAQLDQSRAAADEARARLNRAERSVELTKNSLSYATLVADARGVVTATLIEPGQVVAAGQASIRVARFAEKEAVVAIPETLVGRAKSGVASVTLWSEPNKKYTAKLREIAPAADPATRTYLAKFSLPEADDKVALGMTATLTLSDAATERVARLPLSALFNEGGKPSFYVVDDNGGVTLKPVTVKSYESKDVVITGGVEEGAKIVALGVQKLDPGQRVRIVSSLSF; from the coding sequence ATGTTCGTCCGGTCGGTTTTGTCGAGCTATTCCAAGCTTTTGGTAGGAGCCTCGCTCGCCCTGATGGCCGTTTCGCTGGCAGGGTGCAATGACACCGTTGCCGAAAAGGCCGAGCCGCCGCGGCCGGTTCTGGTGGCAACCGCCCATTACGATGCCGAGACGCCGGAGCGCAGCTTCGTCGGCACCATCCGCCCCAGGATCGAGAGCGATCTCGGTTTCCGGGTCGCCGGCAAGGTCGCCAAGCGCCTCGTCGAAGTCGGCCAGACGGTCGAAGTCGGCCAGCCGCTCGCCACCCTCGACGAGGTCGATTTGAAGCTCCAGGCCGAGCAGGCCGTTGCCGAGCAGGGCGCCGCAACCGGCGTGCTGGCCCAAGCCGCCGCCGCCGAGCAGCGCGCCAAGGACCTCAAGGCAAAGGGCTGGACCACCGACGCGCAGCTCGACCAGAGCCGCGCCGCCGCCGATGAAGCCCGTGCGCGCTTGAACCGGGCCGAGCGCTCGGTCGAGTTGACCAAGAATTCCCTTTCCTACGCGACGCTCGTTGCCGACGCCCGCGGCGTCGTCACCGCAACGCTGATCGAGCCCGGCCAGGTGGTCGCCGCGGGCCAGGCTTCGATCCGTGTCGCCCGCTTTGCCGAGAAGGAAGCGGTCGTCGCGATCCCTGAGACGCTGGTTGGACGTGCCAAGTCGGGCGTCGCCAGCGTCACTCTTTGGTCCGAGCCGAACAAGAAATACACGGCCAAGCTGCGCGAGATCGCGCCGGCGGCGGATCCCGCCACGCGCACCTATCTGGCAAAGTTCTCGCTGCCCGAGGCCGACGACAAGGTCGCGCTCGGCATGACCGCGACGCTGACGCTGTCGGATGCCGCGACCGAGCGGGTCGCGCGGCTGCCGCTGTCGGCGCTGTTCAACGAGGGCGGCAAGCCGTCCTTCTACGTCGTCGACGACAACGGTGGCGTCACGCTCAAGCCGGTCACGGTGAAGTCCTACGAGAGCAAGGACGTCGTCATCACCGGCGGTGTGGAGGAGGGCGCCAAGATCGTCGCCCTCGGCGTGCAGAAGCTCGATCCAGGCCAGAGGGTTCGGATCGTGTCGTCGCTGAGTTTCTAG
- a CDS encoding MFS transporter, with amino-acid sequence MSQTTYAGSVGGAKSAKSDIETATIRAISWRLIPFLVLAYFFSYLDRVNLGFAALTMNADLKFTPLIFSWGAGIFFIGYFIFEVPSNLALEKFGASRWIARIMVTWGIISALMAMVSGVTSFYVLRFLLGVAEAGFFPGIILYLTYWYPAEYRARFLAAFAIAVPVSTVIGAPISGLLLGLDGMMGLKGWQWLFIIEGIPSVLLGIVTWFYLTDKPEKADWLSAEQKAWLKAKLDSEIAAKQAVKHFSLGEALSSPKVIALSLIYFGFVGALYGMQFWLPQIVKAFGLTNAQTGFVTAIPYLFGTIAMILWARHSDASRERVMHVGAPLLLTAIALGISSYLTDPTLTMVVLTVAAIGVFCCFGVFWTLPTAWLSGTAAAGAIALINSIGNLAGFGGPYLIGWVKEATGQTSTGLLVLAVLPLLAGILVFVGGHDSKHEFADHGR; translated from the coding sequence ATGAGCCAAACCACCTATGCCGGTTCTGTCGGCGGTGCCAAGAGCGCCAAGAGCGACATCGAAACCGCGACCATCCGCGCCATTTCCTGGCGCCTGATTCCCTTCCTGGTGCTGGCCTACTTCTTCTCCTATCTCGACCGCGTCAATCTCGGCTTTGCCGCGCTGACCATGAATGCGGACCTGAAGTTCACGCCGCTGATCTTCTCCTGGGGCGCTGGCATCTTCTTCATCGGCTATTTCATCTTCGAGGTGCCGAGCAATCTGGCGCTGGAGAAATTCGGCGCCAGCCGCTGGATCGCCCGGATCATGGTGACCTGGGGCATCATCTCGGCGCTGATGGCAATGGTCAGCGGCGTCACCAGCTTCTATGTGCTGCGCTTCCTGCTCGGCGTGGCCGAAGCCGGCTTCTTCCCGGGCATCATCCTCTATCTCACCTATTGGTATCCGGCCGAATATCGCGCCCGCTTTCTTGCGGCCTTCGCCATTGCGGTGCCGGTCTCGACCGTGATCGGCGCGCCGATCTCGGGCCTGTTGCTCGGGCTCGACGGCATGATGGGGCTGAAAGGCTGGCAATGGCTGTTCATCATCGAGGGCATCCCGTCGGTGCTGCTCGGCATCGTCACCTGGTTCTACCTCACCGACAAGCCGGAGAAGGCGGACTGGCTCTCGGCCGAGCAGAAGGCGTGGCTCAAGGCGAAGCTCGATTCGGAGATTGCGGCCAAGCAGGCGGTGAAGCATTTCTCGCTCGGCGAGGCGCTGTCTTCACCGAAGGTAATCGCGCTCAGCCTGATCTATTTCGGCTTCGTCGGCGCGCTCTACGGCATGCAGTTCTGGCTGCCGCAGATCGTCAAGGCGTTCGGCCTCACCAACGCCCAGACCGGATTCGTCACCGCGATCCCGTATCTGTTCGGCACCATCGCCATGATCCTGTGGGCGCGGCATTCGGATGCGAGCCGCGAGCGCGTCATGCATGTCGGCGCGCCGCTGCTGCTCACGGCGATTGCGCTCGGCATTTCCTCCTATCTCACCGATCCCACGCTGACCATGGTGGTGCTGACGGTCGCCGCGATCGGCGTGTTCTGCTGCTTCGGCGTGTTCTGGACGCTGCCGACCGCCTGGCTCTCCGGCACGGCGGCCGCCGGCGCCATCGCGCTAATCAACTCGATCGGCAATCTCGCCGGTTTCGGCGGGCCGTACCTGATTGGCTGGGTCAAGGAAGCGACGGGGCAGACCTCGACCGGTCTGCTTGTGCTCGCCGTGCTGCCGCTGCTCGCGGGCATCCTGGTGTTCGTCGGCGGCCACGACAGCAAGCACGAATTCGCCGACCACGGGCGATAG
- a CDS encoding DUF2809 domain-containing protein, translated as MRGAQPDQPVAPMRISLIRAGLALAVIVCGLSLRWYGFPLGFPAFVVKYGGSLLWATMVFLLVGAVLPRLTQTQIAAIAAVIAVVVEFSRLVHTPWLDAFRLTTAGALLLGRIFSLWNLVAYVIGIALGVWIDRVAKMHTLVGWAKRSVPTTSRWWARR; from the coding sequence ATGCGCGGAGCGCAGCCGGATCAACCCGTGGCGCCGATGCGGATCTCGCTGATCCGCGCCGGCCTCGCGCTCGCGGTGATCGTCTGCGGGCTGTCGCTGCGCTGGTACGGATTCCCGCTCGGGTTTCCAGCCTTCGTGGTCAAGTATGGCGGCTCGCTGTTATGGGCCACGATGGTGTTTCTGCTGGTCGGAGCCGTGCTGCCGAGACTCACGCAGACGCAGATTGCGGCGATCGCGGCTGTGATTGCCGTCGTCGTCGAATTCTCCCGGCTGGTGCACACGCCATGGCTCGATGCGTTCCGGCTGACCACGGCCGGCGCGCTGCTATTGGGGCGCATCTTTTCGCTGTGGAATCTCGTGGCCTACGTGATCGGGATTGCGCTCGGCGTTTGGATCGATCGAGTTGCCAAGATGCACACCCTCGTAGGATGGGCAAAGCGCAGCGTGCCCACCACAAGCAGATGGTGGGCACGGCGCTAA
- a CDS encoding winged helix-turn-helix domain-containing protein — MSRAPKPLPLTTTQARQIWLHAQRLDQRAPFGEGAQAAAAAVAHLGYVQIDTINVIERCHHHILFSRIPSYHRADLRHAQSIDKTVFEYWTHALSYVPANDFRFFLPAMREHRREGHKWFAAVKPADTRKVMRLLRTGPLTIRDIDDDVLVEKEHLWQSRKPSKRALQLAFYTGAVTISERQGMLKTYELTTRHFGWDRLPKPAPASEITAYLLDRALRSQGVVSLDSVCHLDAPSKKPVARLIASRVRRGELVPVAIEGAGKQEHWASPAALEPHEVSPDLVHILSPFDPLIIQRKRTNLIFGYNHLFEAYVPKAKRKLGYFALPVLVGDEIVAALDLKTDRQNKKLLMQKWTWVGQGRKTAGRKELKRVIEEELDRFERFQLAE, encoded by the coding sequence ATGTCTCGCGCGCCCAAACCACTCCCGCTCACCACGACACAGGCCCGGCAGATCTGGCTGCATGCCCAGCGGCTGGATCAGCGCGCCCCGTTCGGCGAAGGCGCACAGGCCGCCGCGGCCGCTGTCGCCCATCTCGGCTATGTGCAGATCGACACCATCAACGTCATCGAGCGCTGCCATCACCACATCCTGTTCAGCCGGATCCCCTCCTACCACCGCGCCGATCTGCGCCATGCCCAGAGCATCGACAAGACCGTGTTCGAGTACTGGACGCACGCGCTCTCCTACGTGCCGGCGAACGACTTCCGCTTCTTCCTGCCGGCGATGCGCGAGCACCGCCGCGAGGGGCACAAATGGTTCGCCGCGGTGAAGCCGGCCGACACGCGCAAGGTGATGCGGCTGCTGCGCACCGGGCCGCTGACGATCCGTGACATCGACGACGACGTGCTCGTCGAGAAGGAGCATCTGTGGCAGAGCCGCAAGCCGTCGAAGCGGGCGCTGCAGCTCGCCTTCTATACCGGCGCCGTCACCATCAGCGAGCGCCAGGGCATGCTCAAGACCTATGAGCTGACGACGCGTCATTTCGGCTGGGACAGGCTGCCGAAGCCGGCGCCGGCAAGCGAGATCACGGCCTATCTGCTCGATCGCGCGCTGCGCTCGCAGGGCGTGGTCAGCCTCGATTCGGTCTGCCATCTCGATGCGCCGAGCAAGAAGCCGGTCGCGCGCCTGATCGCCTCGCGCGTCCGCCGCGGCGAGCTCGTGCCTGTCGCGATCGAGGGCGCCGGCAAGCAGGAGCACTGGGCCTCGCCCGCAGCGCTCGAGCCGCATGAGGTATCGCCCGATCTCGTCCACATCCTTTCGCCGTTCGATCCCCTGATCATCCAGCGCAAGCGTACCAACCTCATCTTCGGCTACAACCATCTGTTCGAGGCCTATGTGCCGAAGGCCAAGCGCAAGCTCGGCTATTTCGCGCTGCCCGTGCTGGTCGGCGACGAGATCGTCGCCGCGCTCGATCTCAAGACCGACCGGCAGAACAAGAAGCTCTTGATGCAGAAATGGACCTGGGTCGGGCAGGGCAGGAAGACGGCGGGCCGCAAGGAGCTGAAGCGCGTGATCGAGGAGGAGCTCGATCGCTTCGAACGGTTTCAACTGGCGGAGTGA
- a CDS encoding OmpA family protein, with translation MTRFDKFFGLKAITLSAALSMTAGLALAGDNNFSADQIVDALKPKPATRGLSVGPQADTTVQAKEATFLNTVRNRSTRSLSTGEREQIAELAATKPKIDLEIQFDYNSADIAKTSVASVQALGKALSDPALKGSTFVVAGHTDATGGEAYNQGLSERRADTIKKYLMQNYGLNGNDLVTVGYGETKLKDAANGADPINRRVQVVNMDTKTAAK, from the coding sequence ATGACCCGTTTTGATAAATTCTTTGGACTGAAGGCGATAACCCTCTCCGCAGCCCTGTCGATGACGGCGGGCCTTGCGCTGGCCGGCGACAACAACTTCTCCGCCGACCAGATCGTCGATGCGCTGAAGCCGAAGCCGGCGACGCGCGGCCTGTCCGTTGGCCCCCAGGCCGACACGACCGTGCAGGCCAAGGAAGCGACCTTCCTGAACACCGTGCGGAACCGCTCGACCCGGTCGCTCTCGACGGGCGAGCGCGAGCAGATCGCCGAGCTCGCTGCGACCAAGCCGAAAATCGATCTGGAGATCCAGTTCGACTACAACTCGGCCGACATCGCCAAGACGTCGGTGGCCTCGGTCCAGGCGCTCGGCAAGGCGCTGTCCGATCCGGCGCTGAAGGGCTCGACCTTCGTCGTCGCCGGCCACACCGACGCGACGGGTGGCGAAGCATACAATCAAGGTCTCTCCGAACGGCGCGCCGACACCATCAAGAAGTACCTGATGCAGAATTACGGCCTCAACGGCAACGATCTCGTCACCGTCGGCTACGGCGAGACCAAGCTGAAGGATGCAGCCAACGGCGCCGACCCGATCAACCGCCGGGTCCAGGTCGTGAACATGGACACCAAGACCGCGGCGAAGTAA
- a CDS encoding phospholipid carrier-dependent glycosyltransferase, whose amino-acid sequence MPAVPAVSRSAVIAVAIFLIAHLALLIGVTTPEKFVFDEVHYVPAARQMLAPAMSQPMLNPMHPPLAKELIAASIATFGDSALGWRYPATLFGALAIVAIYLCGLALFAGQSPAIAAALIAAFNQMLYVQARIAMLDIFALGFGLLATAAFMHGFRRERPQALFAVAGSLFGLAAACKWSGLFPLGVCIVAVAVIRLMQGWHTLFADAKPDDWYRPELWPGLKLHHVALCFAVLPGMTYLAAFVPLYGLSLPDLIEAQRRIFADNTTTAIAGHTYMSAWPSWPLLARPVWFLFDKTAEDHVAAIVFLGNPLVLWPALLALAIVLRDFIVARRWDAFLIAAFYFGPWLAWALLPRTLGFIYYYLPAATAASLALVYAMRRDGLPRWLLWVYVGIAAAGFAVMLPISAAFVGTSMGSFNRLMLFQSWI is encoded by the coding sequence TTGCCTGCGGTTCCGGCGGTGTCGCGGAGCGCAGTGATCGCTGTCGCGATCTTCCTGATCGCGCATCTCGCGCTGCTGATCGGCGTCACCACGCCGGAAAAATTCGTCTTCGACGAGGTGCATTACGTGCCGGCGGCGCGCCAGATGCTGGCGCCTGCGATGTCGCAGCCGATGCTCAATCCGATGCATCCGCCGCTGGCCAAGGAGCTGATCGCGGCATCGATCGCAACCTTCGGCGACAGCGCGCTCGGCTGGCGTTATCCCGCGACCTTGTTCGGTGCGCTCGCGATCGTCGCGATCTATCTGTGCGGACTCGCGCTGTTCGCAGGGCAGTCGCCGGCGATCGCCGCCGCGCTGATCGCGGCCTTCAACCAGATGCTCTACGTGCAGGCGCGCATCGCGATGCTGGACATCTTCGCGCTCGGCTTCGGCCTGCTCGCGACCGCCGCCTTCATGCATGGGTTTCGCAGGGAGCGGCCGCAAGCGCTGTTCGCGGTGGCGGGCAGCCTGTTCGGCCTTGCGGCCGCGTGTAAATGGAGCGGCCTGTTCCCGCTCGGCGTCTGCATCGTCGCCGTTGCCGTGATCCGCCTGATGCAGGGCTGGCACACGCTGTTCGCCGATGCAAAGCCGGACGACTGGTATCGGCCGGAGCTTTGGCCCGGCCTGAAGCTGCATCATGTCGCGCTCTGCTTCGCCGTCCTGCCGGGCATGACTTATCTTGCCGCCTTCGTTCCGCTCTACGGATTGTCACTGCCGGACTTGATCGAGGCGCAGCGGCGGATCTTTGCCGACAACACCACGACGGCCATCGCCGGCCACACCTATATGAGCGCATGGCCGTCCTGGCCGCTGCTCGCGCGCCCGGTCTGGTTCCTGTTCGACAAGACGGCGGAGGACCACGTCGCTGCGATCGTCTTCCTCGGCAATCCCCTCGTGCTGTGGCCGGCACTGCTCGCACTCGCCATCGTGCTGCGCGACTTCATCGTGGCGCGGCGCTGGGACGCATTCCTGATCGCGGCATTCTACTTCGGCCCCTGGCTCGCCTGGGCGTTGCTGCCGCGCACGCTGGGCTTCATCTACTACTATCTGCCGGCCGCGACAGCGGCGTCGCTGGCGCTGGTCTATGCAATGCGCCGCGATGGGCTGCCGCGCTGGCTGCTGTGGGTCTATGTCGGCATCGCCGCGGCCGGCTTTGCGGTGATGCTGCCGATTTCCGCAGCATTCGTCGGCACCTCGATGGGAAGCTTCAACCGGCTGATGCTGTTCCAAAGCTGGATATGA